In a genomic window of Polypterus senegalus isolate Bchr_013 chromosome 13, ASM1683550v1, whole genome shotgun sequence:
- the rpl10 gene encoding 60S ribosomal protein L10: protein MGRRPARCYRYCKNKPYPKSRFCRGVPDPKIRIFDLGRKKAKVDEFPLCGHMVSDEYEQLSSEALEAARICANKYMVKTCGKDGFHIRVRLHPFHVIRINKMLSCAGADRLQTGMRGAFGKPQGTVARVHIGQVIMSVRTKVQNKEHVIEALRRAKFKFPGRQKIHISKKYGFTKFNACDFDDMMAEKRLIPDGCGVKYIPNRGPLDRWRALHAA from the exons ATGGGCCGACGACCAGCCCGCTG TTACAGATACTGTAAAAACAAGCCATACCCGAAGTCTCGATTCTGTCGGGGTGTGCCTG ACCCAAAGATCCGAATCTTCGACTTGGGTAGGAAGAAGGCCAAGGTAGATGAGTTCCCCCTTTGTGGTCACATGGTATCTGATGAGTATGAGCAGCTTTCATCTGAGG CTCTTGAAGCTGCTCGCATCTGTGCCAACAAGTACATGGTAAAGACTTGTGGCAAGGATGGTTTCCACATCAGAGTCAGACTTCATCCTTTCCATGTCATCCGCATCAACAAAATGTTATCCTGTGCTGGAGCTGATAG GCTCCAGACAGGGATGCGTGGTGCATTTGGAAAGCCACAGGGAACAGTGGCTCGTGTCCATATTGGCCAGGTGATCATGTCTGTCCGAACCAAGGTCCAGAACAAGGAGCATGTCATTGAGGCACTGCGCCGTGCCAAGTTCAAGTTTCCAGGGCGACAGAAG ATTCATATCTCCAAGAAATATGGATTTACCAAGTTCAATGCTTGTGACTTTGATGACATGATGGCTGAGAAGAGACTGATTCCTGATGGTTGCGGGGTGAAGTACATCCCTAACCGTGGGCCCCTGGACAGGTGGCGTGCCTTGCATGCTGCTTAA
- the LOC120542523 gene encoding deoxyribonuclease gamma-like, giving the protein MKSATLVLFIVGFHVSLAFKICAFNVKSFGEAKAANKQVMDILIKIISRCDVCLIQEVRDSKGEAVRVLIEGLNRFDKLHSYTFLGSERLGRNSYKEQYVFIFRSDVVQVRAFYQYPSTTQGDSDTFSREPFIVWFHSPHTAVKDFVLIAQHTSPKVAVREIDELFKVFESVKERWKTQNIMFLGDLNAACSYVTAKDWESIRLRKHPSFYWLIGDEEDTTVSEKTHCAYDRIVVHGKEFLNGIIAKSAKPFNFKKKYRLSEEDAKEVSDHFPVEVDLIARSRGHHHSEL; this is encoded by the exons ATGAAGTCCGCTACTTTGGTTTTATTCATCGTTGGCTTCCATGTGTCTCTGGCTTTCAAGATTTGTGCCTTTAATGTTAAAAGCTTTGGAGAGGCCAAAGCAGCTAACAAACAAGTTATGGACATTTTGATTAAG ATCATTTCTCGGTGTGACGTGTGTCTGATTCAGGAGGTTCGAGACTCCAAAGGCGAGGCTGTCCGGGTGCTAATCGAGGGACTAAACAG GTTTGATAAGCTGCACAGCTACACCTTTTTGGGGAGCGAGAGGCTCGGCCGGAACTCTTACAAAGAACAATATGTCTTTATATTCAG GAGTGATGTGGTGCAGGTCCGAGCCTTCTATCAATATCCCAGTACCACACAGGGGGACTCGGACACTTTCTCCAGAGAGCCTTTCATCGTATGGTTTCACTCGCCACATACTG CAGTGAAAGACTTTGTTCTCATTGCACAGCACACTTCTCCAAAGGTTGCTGTCCGAGAGATCGATGAGCTGTTCAAAGTCTTTGAAAGTGTGAAGGAGCGCTGGAAGACACAG AATATCATGTTTCTAGGGGATCTGAATGCCGCTTGCAGTTATGTTACTGCCAAGGACTGGGAAAGCATCAGACTGAGAAAACACCCCAGCTTCTACTGGCTGATTGGGGACGAGGAGGACACCACAGTTAGCGAGAAGACACACTGTGCTTATGACAG GATTGTAGTTCATGGGAAGGAGTTCCTCAACGGAATAATAGCCAAATCAGCAAAGCCCTTCAACTTTAAGAAGAAATACAGACTTTCTGAAGAAGAT GCTAAAGAGGTGAGTGACCACTTCCCAGTCGAAGTAGACCTGATAGCTCGTTCAAGAGGGCATCACCACAGTGAGCTCtga